The genomic stretch ACAATGTTGTAGTTTGATTCGTTTGCCAGAGTGCGGATGTACTATATTGTCTCCTGTTTCTAGGTATGTGCAAGTGGTACACCCTAAACATTTATAATTACCCGTTTTTTTGGTAAGAAAATGTTGGGGTGCCTGGGAGTCAAAATCAGAAATGTCACTGTGCACAATCATGTCACGAATGCTACGTCCTCGTTTATAACAAGGCATTATCTGTTTCTTGGACAAAGATGGTAGGTCAGGGTCAGTTTGAACAATAGGCCAAATACCCTTCGCCTTTGACATTAATCTAGTACTGGCAGTTGGCATACTTTGGCATACTGATTCACATAAATCATAGTATTTGTTATGCGGCTCTGACTAGAAATGTCTGGTTCTTTAACCTTCGGCGCTGCGAGCGCCTTTTTTCTAGCACTGGTCAGTGCATTGTTGGAATATCCCCTTTCTAGGAACTTAGTGGTCATAATATCAAGCTGTTTACATTCATCATCAAAATTACTACAGATGCGATGTACTCTCAAGAACTGAGAGTACGGTAGACCCTTTTTAAGTGGAGCAGGATGATGGCTTGAAGCTAATAATAAATTGTTACAGTCAGTAGGCTTAGTGTAAAGAGAGGTACTTAACACCTCACCATCTCGACTCACAAGTACATCAAGAAAATATATATCTTTCTCCTGAATATCAAAAGTGAATTTGATATTGTTATCTTGGGTATTAATGTCAGCCATCATGCTCAAAAACTCACACCTCGTGCCTCGCCAAAGgaggaacacgtcatctatgtacctggtgtAGAAAATGATTTTGCTTGCATATTCAGGTTTACCAAAGAACAGATCATGTTCAACTTTGAACATAAAGGCATTGGCATAGGCTGGTGCGACcggagaccccatggcacagccaagaGTTTGTAAGTAATATTCCTTGTTGAATAGGAAGTAGTTACGTGTGAGAACCAATTGTAGTAATTTCACAAACAGAGATTTATCTGGACCATtgtacagtgtattgttgctaatcAAGCTCTCAACAGCTGTAATACCTCGGCTGTGTGGAATGTTAGTGTATAAACTTACAACGTCAGCTGTACACAACCATGTCTCTGAAGTAATAGGGTCAAGATTACGCAGTTTACACAGAAAAGTTGACGTGTCCTTCAAATATGTCTGCTCATTCTGAATCACTGGTTGCAGGTAATGGTCTAAGTATCTTGCTACCTGGTAAACAATATCAAATTCACTTTTGATATTCAGGAGAAAGatatacattttcttgatgtacTTGTGAGTCGAGATGGTGAGGTGTTAAGTACCTCTCTTTACACTAAGCCTACTGACTGTAACAATTTATTATTAGCTTCAAGCCATCATCCTGCTCCACTTAAAAAGGGTCTACCGTACTCTCAGTTCTTGAGAGTACATCGCATCTGTAGTAATTTTGATGATGAATGTAAACAGCTTGATATTATGACCACTAAGTTCCTAGAAAGGGGATATTCCAACAATGCACTGACCAGTGCTAGAAAAAAGGCGCTCGCAGCACCGAAGGTTAAAGAACCAGACATTTCTAGTCAGAGCCGCATAACAAATACCATGATTTATGTGAATCAGTATACAACTGCCAGTACTAGATTAATGTCAAAGGCGAAGGGTATTTGGCCTATTGTTCAAACTGACCCTGACCTACCATCTTTGTCCAAGAAACGGATAATGCCTTGTTATAAACGAGGACGTAGCATTCGTGACATGATTGTGCACAGTGACATTTCTGATTTTGACTCCCGGGCACCCCAACATTTTCTTACCAAAAAAACGGGTAATTATAAATGTTTAGGGTGTACCACTTGCACATACCTAGAAACAGGAGACACTATAGTACATCCGCACTCTGGCAAACGAATCAAACTACAACATTGTTTCACATGTACCTCACGCTATGTGGTGTATTGTATCATTTGCCCCTGTGGATTatactacatagggaagaccacatgcatgtttaaagtacgcatggcccaacacaggagcgctattaaatccgcgcttgaaggcaaaccagccgcacaacctgtttctaaacattttaagttacgaggacacactttgtcttcattgaaatacaaaatgatagacatGGTCCCGGGAAGCTGGAGACGTGGTGACAGATCTAGGCTCTTGCTACAAAGGGAAGCACAGTGGATTGACAGGCTCAACACTGTaacacctaaggggttaaatgaaacactttcttacagcagttttctgtgatgtttttcTTTATCTCTACATGTTGTTTTCATTAATTGGTCTAATTGATTCCCCCTGGTTAACCATTTAAGTCAATTGTGATGTGGTGATGTATAATCGCCCTGATTGCTATACTCATATGTAATCTTTGATATAACTTGTTgcattttatcctgtggatgatcattgtatttactaagtatcgtttgaatattaaacgtcattcattcatttccatgtctgtagtgtggtgaagggttaacactctcttgttacgtaattagtccatgctgcatgacatcagctggaagtctaactctggggcttcctggactgcactgcactgcacctggtgatttcatttgttatataggtaagacatgttctgttgtatgtatatgcctgacgaaggtttgtgattaaaaccgaaacgttgcacatcaaaatcgggagactggacccgtttatttgaattaagtccaggagtgccgcttcattgtgcttatatatatatatatgtatagatatatatatatatatatatatatatatatatatattaatgatgctgtcttaagtgatagatatataattatataacatgcccaaagagacatgagtatactgggtcctagagtcaaagctatttcgatttctgcttgacgtgtcctgtagtaatatgcaatggacagatgatgccgacttaagaggcatatggaaggctgaggattgtgtggagaagggttctcgggcctggtctccacagctatagctggtaattctgatattttgccttatattcctgcacagcctaggtaagcacgacattatcaaatgcagcctttcgaatagagaaacaagaaagtctgaggtgcgtactttcttgtcagaggcggggccagaggaaagaagctgcacaacacagctagttcccaggaacagaagtcctccccggcctccacaaaaatccaccgcatgtcgctggggctccacaggcggagctaggcccggtggggacacgccttcgtaagttcagccacaagtgggttcactccctgttagatccctgggcaatagatattgtatctcagggatacaagctggactgtgagaagatgccccctcaccgacggccctgccggcttccccccaagagagggaaccagtgttaactgcaattcacaaattgtatcttcaacaggtggtggtcaaggttcccctccttcaacatgagggggttattattagaccatgttgtagtcccgaaaccagacggttcggtcagacccatattgaattaaaatccctgaacatatacctgaaaaggttcaagttcaagatggaatcgctaagagcggtcattgcaagcctgaaagggggagactttatcgtgaatcgggacataagggatgcataccttcatgtccccatttatccacctcatcaggcgtacctcagaattgagatacgggattgtcattaccaatttcagacgttgccgtttggtctctccacggccttgagaatatcgccacggtaatggcagaaatgatggtgctcctgcggatgcAGGGTGTCAATATTATcacggacgatctcctcataaaaacgagatcacgagagcagctgctgaacagcgtatcactttctctggaagtgaaacggcaacacggctggattctatgtattccaaagtcgcagttggttcttacagctcatctgtctctcctaggcatgatcctagacacagatcagaaaagggtttatctcccgatagagagagctcaggagctcgtgacactggtcaggaatctattgaaaccaaaacaggtgtcagtgcatcactgcactctagtcctgggaaggatggtggcatcatgcgaggccattccctgcggcaggttccatgcgaggaccttccaatgggacttactggacaatgggtccggatcacatcttcagatgcatcggttaatcaccctatcccccagggccagggtgtctctcctgtggtggctgcagagtgctcaccttctcgagggccgcagattcggcattcaggactgggtcctggtgaccacggatgcaagcctccgagggtagggggcagtcacacaggaaagaaatttccaaggtctgtggtcaagtcaggagacttgccttaacatcaatatcctggaactaagggccatatacaacgccctaagtcaagcagagattctgcttcgcgaccaaccggttctgatccagtcagaccgcagtagctcatgtaaaccgccaaggcggcacaaggagcagggtggcgatgggggaagctaccagaattctttgctgggcggagaatcaagtaagcgcactgtcagcagtgttcattccgggagtggacaactgggaagcagacctcctcagcaggcacgacctccacccgggagagtggggactttatcaggaagtcttcacgcagattgcaaattgatgggaaatgccacaggtggacatgatggcgtcccacctcaacaaaaagctaaaaaggttttacgccaggtcaagggaacctcaggcgatagctgtggacgcactggtaacaccgtgggtgttccagtcggtctatgtatgtcctcctcttcctctcctacccaaggtgctgagaattgtaaggaaaagaggagtgagtacaatattcattgctccggattggccaagaaggactcggtacccggaactgcaagaaatgctctcagaggacccatggcctctgcctctcagacaggacctgttgcaacaggggccctgtctgttccaagacttaccgcggctgcatttgacggcatggcggttgaacgccggatcctagcggaaaagggcattccggatgaagttattcctacgctgataaaggctaggaaagacgtgacagcaaaacattttcactgtatatggcgaaaataggttgcttggtgtgaggccaggaaggcccctacagaggaattccagctgtgtcgattcctgcacttcctacagtcaggagtgactatgggcctaaaattaggatccataacggtcaagatttcgtccctatccattttctttcaaaaggaactggcttcactgcctgaagttcagacgtttgttaacggagtgctgcatattcagcctccttttgtgccaccagtggcaccttgggatcttaacgtggtgttggatttcctgaaatcccactggtttgagccacttaagaccgtggaactaaagtatctcacgtggacggtggtcatgttgttggccttagcatcggctaggcgtgtgtcagaattgacggctttgtcatgtaaaagcccatatctgattttccttatggacagggcagaattgaggactcgtccccaatttctcccaaaggtggtatcatcgtttcatttgaaccaacctattgtggtgcctgcggctactcgggacttggaggactccaagttacttgatgtagtcagggctttgaaaatctatgtagcctggacggctggagtcagaaaaactgactcgctgtttatcctgcatgcacccaacaagctgggtgctcctgcttcaaagcaatctattgctcgctggatctgtagcacgattcagctggcgcattatgcggctggactgccgcatccaaaatcagtaaaagcccattccacaaggaaggtgggctcttcttgggcggctgcccgaggggtctcggctttacagttttgccgagcggctacttggtcgggttcaaacacctttgcaaagttctgcaagtttgataccctggctgaggaggaccttgtgtttgctcattcggtgctgcagagtcatccgcactctcccgcccgtttgggagccttggtataatccccatggtccttacggagttcccagcatccactaggacatcagagaaaataagaatttactcaccggtaattctatttctcgtagtccgtagtggatgctgggcgcctgtcccagtgcggactttctgcaatacgcgtatatagttattgcttaataagggttattgttatgagccttccgttgagtgaggctcagttgttgttcatactgttaactgggtaaggttatcacaagttgtacggtgtgattggtgtggctggtatgagtcttaccctggattccaaaaatcctttccttgtaatgtcagctcttccgggcacagtttccctaactgaggtctggaggaggggcatagagggaggagccagtgcacaccagatagtacctaatctttctttagagtgcctagtctcctgcggagcccgctattccccatggtccttatggagttcccagcatccactacggactacgagaaacagaattaccggtgagtaaattcttgttttTGTCTGTATCTCCATCAGATACATTTTGGCCTTACCCCTGTAACTATAACCATTTACCACATAAGATCTACTTCCAGATACCTACTAATGTTTCCTAAATTCAGTGTGCAGCTGAGATGCTCTATCTTCCTTTAATGGGTCCCCATATGTGGAGCAACTTACCTGGGACATTTAAATCTGACGCCTGTCTGACACCTTTCAAAGCTTCCATCATTTGCCACTGTAAACGTGTTTGTGATTGTCATGCTTAATGTCTTTTCTCTGTAATAGGGTTGCGGCTGTTTATTTACAGAACATAATTGACAGGTTACGCTCAATGTATTTATTCCTGGTAAAATTCTCAAAGTAAAATAAAATTAATGTTTTTTACAAATATGTAGCATTTAATTTATTACTTCCTCTATAAGTATTATTTATAACTATACGTTGGGTACGAGATCCGGACAGTCTGGATGCTGATGGTCAGAATACCGTCAGTGGCATCTTGACAGACAGTCCTGACACTTCTTCATAAgtaacctaaccctaccccttaccctctccATAACTCTACCCCTTACTCTAaacgtgcatacacatggtgaaatTTTcactatcttcgattttgactttgcgatttcccctgaactccccggagcgctgaaccactgatattgactttacttgagattttgactatgtgagattttgactaagtgacaattttgactatactatgtactagattgtacacaatatagccaAGACTGACTTGTCTGCCCAGTCTATCTCTCCCTGCAAAACTGGAAGTGTGCATCGGTATCACgagctgtgtacacacagtgcaatttgcactaactttccttacgactttggggtaaatttactaaggtcccgattttgaccgagatggcgttttttcttcaaagtgtcatctcggtaatttactaaacactaatcacggcagtgatgagggcattcgtaattttttgcaagtccaagtaaaaaattacgaatgaatacaccatcggtcaaattacgcctgtttagatatgaatctcggtcatttactaaccattcgtaattgtaattgctgccgcgaaaatgcattcgcggccgcgaaaaattacaattcgtaattttttcctaaaaaaaaacgcgccagcctttgaaaaccgcgtttacatgtgtactcaattatccattactcacacctgaatgtttggccctataaaagtgtttcaggcacattctgaacttctctcactctgaaatggcggctgtggtgtgtggcaatgattttttgtttgctgtgggataccttagactgctccatgaggcttccaggaatcaggcccaggtaagtgaacatggtcaacaggttgtccaggtaccgcggaggctgcgccagcctcgtttttttagagggcgtttaaacttaaatgcattgtccgatgatagggtcatacagatgttccgcctaaatagaaccaacattttccacctgtatgaccttgtcaaactgggcatagaccctgagacagcacgctctcgctctgtctcaggcctacacaaactcctggctgtgttacactttatggctactgggagcttccaggctgtggcaggcgacgtcattggtatctcacagcccaccttttcaagatatttgatgcaggtgagtctaaaaatacatatgcggttatgtctaagtgttgcttctggaagttgaaacaacacagtattgtagagaatacctaacatgacactcaccttagcttctttaatgtccactcaggttttggatgtgttggagccacacattaaagcctcaatctgcttccctaccgaggagtcggagtggagtgctgtcagggtagctttctatgagcttgctggcatgcccaatgtgctgggggccatagattgcacacacgttcagctgagatcacctaagggccgccaatatatatatactaataggcatctggcacaatcaactaatgtccaggtggtctgtgatgcaaacataaaaattatgagtgttgttgcaggttaccctggtggctgccatgactccttcatcctcagtcagtcatcgctcttcgataaatttgaggacggacaaatgcctgatggctggctgttgggtatgtttaaaatgttttgtgtgtatgtattttaaccACAAACTAGAGTTTGGatgaggtgaaagaataatctaacatatgtactaatgttgactatatatgtttttcaggtgatgggggttacggctgctactcttggctccttactccattgtcccaacctgattctcctgctgaacacagttacaatcatgcacataaggctacgcggaatgtgatagaaagatgttttggtgtgctgaagtcacggtttcggtgtctggataaatctgccggccttttgttgtatagtccctcaaaggtgactagaattgtgttctgctgctgttttctccataatctgtgtttaagtcaacatctggcacatgatgagggagaaagcagtcagcaagcagaggagttagaagcatctggtgacagtgtgagtacaaatgtagggaggcaggtacggcaagaagtgatcctgcgatatttttcaggtcagttttattaggctgtaattgtccttgactaaacactttgcgctactttctattgtgtgttttgttacttactgtttgttgtttatagtggtgtgtacattgtgcttagtttatgctaaaaatacattttcagtcattacccatgaaaaacatacatacatacagagcagcttcgacaatgttggagacggacacaggaagttgtgtgtttgtcaaattcaaatttttatttttcaaataacattgttgttattttttgcgcttgtgtgtgctgggtgctggctcactggcacgtgctcttgaggaacgccgaacaggggaggttactggcgtttggataggggtcgtggtccccgagctggaggttacttggtgagctcccatcagtgaaatattgctgctcaaattatttaggcttgcaatcagctgagtgttggtagcagtgtggctggctacaatcctggataacgactcattcaccacttggttgtgctgaatgagctgaacgagagcctgctgatggcgctgttgctcatctatgatgcgggataaatgtgcaagcatttggctgttgtcagccctaatttgctccattgaggtagccattcgccctacttgtactatcagtctgcccgagttgcgactaatacgcggtagatgatggggcagactggcaaggtgttgtgtatgtgcggtcaggctggcattgctttgggcctgttggcttgtccaactggcccaaaaatcatctggtatttggcttgggggcggagcttgtgccagttgtggactgatggatgcttgggggatatcctgcaactgtattggctggcttgggtcaacaggtgtaagttgcagtgtgatggttggctgttggtcttggccctgctggtccacgtcagccatcaagctgtgctctgtatggggtgggcaacatgcaatgtttatttgtatatttttttcaaggctaatgctacacattactacattcataatactccatttttacACTTTTTACAGTTGATTTTATCAACTTATAATGTTTTTTAGgtaaaaaaacatatataccaacacaggcggaaacatagacagatttgcataatcctcacctaactaactcccctccacagcattacactgttagattccctcccctgaccacgatatagactacttacctggatagtccagaggagccgagcaagtaagccatctacatactggacaggggagatgtgtgaacactataatgttgtggatactgttttttatatttaattgtattcatatttttaataaatgtgcacgtgtgtgggctcaattttaaaaaaaatctgaaatttttaaaaaatgatgttgtcgagaacatccactaagaccttatataataattttttttcacCTTTAGAAATTGAAGACGGAAcaacacattgcttgttctggaaaacatgtaatctccaaaccaactaacaacatattaactgtactgtgtatattattgcttatgtgtttaatttctgtttttactcaccagataactgaggtgatcggggctcatcactctgagaactcgccaatagtgccagtggtggctggggtgacactgccgaaagtcgtcgcctgggtggggatgatggagccgcagattccgaggCAAGACGCCGTGTcgaacttggcctcctgggtaagtggcccaagccctgtgatgggcgccttacaggaggtcggcttccagaagcagaacctatgtgaaaataaaaacattaatattttgtacttctatgtgttttcagaatatgtgactacagtgaagacttacctgcaatcccagcctcatcctgacttgtctgaggcctgtctggccggctggtctgtgtgactgtagaaaaagtggaccaaacattattaccatgctttgtgtaaaaacaaccactgcaaagccttattgtactgtaaccatctattaggttaaacaaataatttcagcttaagagcttctagcttCATTATTTTGAGTTGGATATACAAATGtacatgatgtggcacacaataaatatgttacatttttgaattatgcctcagatattgcagagattcactacttgcaaatgttttaaaaatgtaatgttgcaAAAATTGCAACGCTTttcagaagaaaaaaacaaaacaaaacattttttaaaaagcaGACAACACACATGTCCAAGCATTAACGCCAAAAAAAAATATCTTTGAGTTTAAATTTATAAAaaacagtgcacatgtttttgaacAATATTTAATTTAAGAAATAGCCtatgcaaggtgaaaaaagcacattctaaacacaaacacaccttaagggagcataggcctgcaatatgtgaaaaaataagaatttacttaccgataattctatttctcggagtccgtagtggatgctggggttcctgaaaggaccaagggggaacagcggctccgcaggagacagggcacaaaaagtaaagctttaggatcaggtggtgtgcactggctcctccccctatgaccctcctccaagcctcagttaggtactgtgcccggacgagcgtacacaataaggaaggatttatgaatcccgggtaagactcataccagccacaccaatcacactgtacaacctgtgatctgaacccagttaacagtatgataacagcggagcctctgaaaagatggctcacaacaataataacccgatttttgcaactatgtacaagtaatgcagataatccgcacttgggatgggcgcccagcatccactacggactccgagaaatagaattatcggtaagtaaattcttattttctctatcgtcctagtggatgctggggttcctgaaaggaccatggggattataccaaagctcccaaacgggcgggagagtgcggatgactctgcagcaccgaatgagagaactccaggtcctccttagccagggtatcaaatttgtaggattttacaaacgtgtttgcccctgattaaatagccgctcggcaaagttgtaaagccgagacccctcgggcagccgcccaagatgagcccaccttccttgtggaatgggcatttacatattttggctgtggcaggcctgccacagaatgtgcaagctgaattgtattacacatccaactagcaaaagtctgcttaaaagcaagagcacccatttgttgggtgcatacaggataacagcaagtca from Pseudophryne corroboree isolate aPseCor3 chromosome 5, aPseCor3.hap2, whole genome shotgun sequence encodes the following:
- the LOC134928803 gene encoding uncharacterized protein LOC134928803 produces the protein MADVDQQGQDQQPTITLQLTPVDPSQPIQLQDIPQASISPQLAQAPPPSQIPDDFWASWTSQQAQSNASLTAHTQHLASLPHHLPRISRNSGRLIVQVGRMATSMEQIRADNSQMLAHLSRIIDEQQRHQQALVQLIQHNQVVNESLSRIVASHTATNTQLIASLNNLSSNISLMGAHQVTSSSGTTTPIQTPVTSPVRRSSRARASEPAPSTHKRKK